The following coding sequences are from one Leptospira mayottensis 200901116 window:
- a CDS encoding thiolase family protein: MSAPVFILDSELSHFGKTALDYHSLSYQTAIQLLERNSEFEPQFLIFAAMAPERYTGEIFLSARIKESLGLKNLFTIRTETASSSGASALHTAVYFLRSGAFQRGIVIATEVMSRLEREQNNLLLGSVLSERQKGFAMSMAQGGGMIATRYLHEYGYDRKDLYALSKKLHDNGLRNEKAHIRKNITEEEYFNSPLFASPLCLYDISPLSDGSCAVLLDSEKTKSPKRLEVRGIGHGIGDLSSPPGFLSFPSSVSAFAGAYKEADLKPERIQIAELHDAFTPFELIGAEDAGLFPRGKALRYVREGKTHPDGQLPINASGGLKTRGHPVGVSGLAQIAELQTWMYKEERFQNGLALSIGGLGINNFATILSKV, encoded by the coding sequence ATGTCTGCACCCGTTTTTATTCTCGATTCGGAACTCAGTCACTTCGGTAAGACTGCACTTGATTATCATTCTCTTTCTTATCAAACTGCAATTCAACTTTTGGAAAGAAATTCTGAGTTTGAACCTCAGTTTCTTATTTTTGCTGCGATGGCTCCCGAAAGATACACGGGAGAGATCTTTCTTTCTGCAAGAATTAAGGAGAGCCTTGGTTTAAAGAATTTATTTACTATTAGAACGGAGACCGCTTCTTCGTCGGGAGCGAGTGCTCTTCATACTGCCGTTTACTTTCTGCGATCGGGAGCATTTCAAAGAGGAATTGTAATTGCTACCGAAGTGATGAGTCGTTTGGAAAGGGAGCAAAACAATCTTCTTTTAGGGAGTGTTTTGTCTGAACGTCAGAAAGGTTTTGCGATGTCCATGGCTCAAGGTGGGGGAATGATAGCGACACGTTATCTGCACGAGTACGGATACGACCGTAAGGATTTATACGCTCTTTCCAAGAAGTTGCACGACAACGGACTGAGGAACGAAAAGGCTCATATTCGGAAGAATATTACGGAAGAAGAATATTTTAATTCTCCTCTCTTTGCGAGTCCTCTTTGTCTGTATGATATTTCTCCTCTTTCCGACGGGAGTTGTGCGGTATTACTCGATTCTGAAAAAACGAAATCTCCCAAACGGCTTGAGGTTCGTGGAATCGGTCACGGGATCGGAGATCTTTCTTCTCCTCCGGGTTTTTTAAGTTTCCCTTCCAGTGTTTCCGCGTTTGCGGGAGCGTATAAAGAAGCCGATTTAAAACCGGAGCGGATTCAGATTGCCGAGCTTCACGATGCGTTTACTCCTTTCGAGTTGATCGGTGCCGAAGACGCGGGACTTTTTCCGAGAGGAAAGGCTCTGCGTTATGTGCGGGAAGGTAAAACTCATCCTGATGGACAACTCCCGATCAATGCCTCGGGTGGTTTGAAAACGAGGGGGCATCCTGTGGGAGTTTCCGGTCTTGCTCAAATTGCGGAATTACAGACTTGGATGTATAAAGAGGAACGTTTTCAAAACGGCTTGGCTCTTTCGATTGGTGGATTAGGGATAAACAATTTTGCGACGATTCTTTCCAAAGTTTAG
- a CDS encoding iron-containing redox enzyme family protein, producing MQTVIPIQTSESFRNSLEESVRNHPVLVSNCWLEKKEKKMEKEDLLLWLRQEYFVSIDFVNWFLNTAAISDSVDAKIVLVSNIWEELGEGNAEDSHVCILKKFLSDMGEVVQDIHRLPETKSYIDLMRRITTTDFYSALGALGPANEYLLKLEYSRMFKSYKDLKKRICLPEGKFFQVNLNADESHAEKLFRLIEIVADTEEKRNRIMEGSRLALDARLVFYDGLTTFQGL from the coding sequence ATGCAGACAGTGATCCCTATTCAAACTTCCGAATCCTTTCGAAATTCTTTGGAAGAATCGGTTCGGAATCATCCGGTCCTGGTTTCCAATTGTTGGTTGGAAAAAAAGGAAAAGAAAATGGAAAAGGAAGACCTTCTTCTCTGGCTTCGTCAGGAATACTTCGTCAGCATAGACTTTGTAAATTGGTTTTTAAATACGGCTGCGATCAGTGATTCTGTAGACGCAAAAATCGTTCTTGTCTCTAATATTTGGGAGGAATTGGGCGAGGGTAATGCGGAAGATTCTCACGTTTGTATCTTAAAAAAATTTCTTTCGGATATGGGCGAGGTGGTGCAAGATATACATAGACTTCCCGAAACAAAGTCTTATATAGATTTAATGCGGAGGATAACTACCACGGATTTTTACTCTGCCCTGGGTGCGCTTGGTCCAGCGAACGAATACTTGCTTAAATTAGAATATTCTAGAATGTTTAAGTCTTACAAGGATCTAAAGAAGCGAATTTGTTTGCCGGAAGGAAAATTTTTTCAAGTCAATTTAAATGCGGACGAATCTCACGCCGAAAAACTTTTTCGCTTAATCGAAATTGTGGCGGACACGGAGGAAAAAAGAAATCGAATAATGGAAGGAAGCAGGCTTGCTTTAGATGCAAGACTTGTGTTTTACGATGGCCTAACGACTTTTCAAGGACTTTAG
- a CDS encoding DCC1-like thiol-disulfide oxidoreductase family protein, protein MDTRVFLYDGECSFCSNLAAKLQNLNLDPKIRFKSFRDFSEKELREIHPNLNISVAEGNVQMIANGRRYPGFFAVRKLSHSLKGYRWIAPLLYLPLIPILGMIGMNFLKSLKSR, encoded by the coding sequence ATGGATACCCGAGTTTTTTTATACGATGGAGAGTGTTCGTTTTGCTCCAACCTCGCAGCCAAACTGCAAAATCTGAATCTCGACCCCAAGATCAGATTTAAGTCCTTTCGCGATTTTTCAGAAAAAGAATTGAGAGAAATCCATCCGAATTTGAATATCAGCGTCGCAGAAGGAAACGTTCAAATGATCGCAAACGGAAGGAGATATCCCGGATTTTTTGCGGTCCGAAAGCTCAGTCATTCTTTAAAAGGGTACCGTTGGATTGCACCACTTCTTTATCTTCCCTTGATTCCAATTTTAGGAATGATCGGAATGAATTTTCTAAAGTCCTTGAAAAGTCGTTAG
- a CDS encoding HAD family hydrolase gives MTGFSVDSLKALAFDVDGTLFSSEGMILEVYRDSIQNFSKTFEIQVDLPSRDQLMMEIGKPVKTIFRNLLPQLNEEQRDSISDSVLRFLCERIKKGEGELYPSVKETIESLVRKGFRILAASNGRKPYIETILEVAGVLSYFDPILVLDNERIKTKGEILKEYVKRNDLKPDEILMIGDRLSDHEAARQNGCPFAFCSYGHAPTGEIPDFELELKNLSDLNTIL, from the coding sequence ATGACTGGTTTTTCCGTCGATTCTCTCAAAGCGCTTGCATTCGATGTAGATGGAACCTTGTTTTCGTCCGAAGGAATGATACTCGAAGTCTACAGAGACTCGATTCAAAATTTTTCCAAAACTTTCGAAATCCAAGTCGATCTTCCGTCCAGAGACCAACTTATGATGGAAATCGGAAAGCCTGTCAAAACCATTTTCCGCAATCTCCTTCCACAATTGAACGAAGAACAAAGAGACTCCATTTCCGATAGTGTGCTTCGTTTTTTATGCGAGAGAATCAAAAAAGGAGAGGGAGAACTCTACCCCTCGGTCAAAGAAACAATCGAATCCCTTGTAAGAAAAGGGTTTCGAATCCTAGCGGCTTCAAACGGACGAAAGCCATATATCGAAACCATCTTGGAAGTAGCGGGAGTTCTTTCCTATTTCGATCCGATTCTTGTCTTAGACAACGAACGAATCAAAACCAAGGGAGAAATCCTGAAAGAATACGTAAAACGAAACGATCTTAAACCGGACGAAATTCTCATGATAGGAGACAGACTTTCAGATCACGAGGCCGCCCGTCAGAACGGTTGTCCGTTTGCGTTTTGTTCGTACGGACACGCTCCTACAGGAGAAATTCCGGACTTTGAATTGGAACTCAAAAACCTCTCCGATCTGAACACAATCCTCTGA
- a CDS encoding acetylglutamate kinase codes for MKHQEIFLKLLEVTDNTKDSFQFLKLFRSIEPEKFAVIYADSGTLMESAEALLYNLKILHKLDLYPVVVLDKDGISYTNLFYRNHNKEESPSILPGKLFRHPQNLAGAVISALSEKKIPVFVTGEKGPPLFTFLTKLCSTLHTKKLVHLYSRGGIFCEGNKISIFDVDSSIKPDPEDASLLFFCLELYKNVKDKEFGIAVTSASSLLKELFTIKGSGTLIRRKNRIDFIPDHRSISRDKLNLLIEKAFQRSLKENFWSQEFAGILLESEFKGCALVKKTPFGTFLSKFAVDEIARGEGVGRDIWDEMTRKFPVLFWRARKENTISKWYMKVCDGMQKEGIWIYFWIGVQEEHIPGICFFLRNYPQDLSSDP; via the coding sequence ATGAAACATCAAGAAATTTTCCTTAAACTTTTGGAAGTCACAGATAATACTAAGGATTCGTTTCAATTTCTAAAACTTTTCCGTTCGATCGAACCTGAAAAGTTCGCTGTGATCTATGCGGATTCCGGTACACTTATGGAGTCCGCAGAAGCACTCCTTTACAATCTCAAGATTCTTCATAAGTTAGATTTATATCCGGTTGTCGTTTTAGACAAAGACGGAATTTCCTACACCAATCTCTTTTATAGAAACCATAACAAAGAAGAATCCCCGTCGATTCTCCCCGGAAAATTATTCCGACATCCTCAAAATTTAGCGGGTGCGGTCATTTCGGCCCTTTCGGAAAAAAAAATTCCGGTTTTTGTCACGGGGGAAAAAGGGCCGCCTCTTTTCACATTCTTGACTAAGCTCTGCTCCACTCTGCATACGAAAAAGCTAGTTCATCTTTATTCGAGAGGAGGAATTTTCTGCGAAGGGAATAAAATTTCGATCTTCGATGTCGACTCTTCCATAAAACCAGACCCAGAAGATGCTTCGCTTTTGTTTTTTTGTTTAGAACTTTATAAAAATGTAAAGGATAAGGAATTCGGAATTGCGGTTACATCCGCTTCCTCACTGTTGAAAGAATTATTTACGATTAAGGGAAGCGGAACTCTGATCCGTAGAAAAAATAGAATCGACTTCATCCCGGATCATCGTTCGATTTCCAGAGATAAGTTGAATCTTCTGATTGAAAAAGCTTTTCAAAGATCTCTGAAAGAAAATTTTTGGAGTCAAGAGTTTGCTGGAATCCTTTTAGAATCCGAATTCAAAGGTTGTGCGTTGGTAAAAAAAACCCCTTTCGGAACATTTCTTTCCAAGTTTGCGGTAGACGAAATTGCCAGAGGAGAAGGTGTCGGAAGAGATATTTGGGACGAAATGACCCGCAAATTTCCCGTTTTATTCTGGAGAGCAAGAAAGGAAAACACGATATCCAAGTGGTACATGAAAGTCTGTGACGGAATGCAAAAGGAAGGAATCTGGATTTATTTTTGGATTGGAGTCCAGGAAGAGCATATTCCGGGTATTTGTTTCTTTTTAAGAAATTATCCGCAAGATCTATCGAGCGATCCATAG
- a CDS encoding glycosyltransferase family 9 protein, which translates to MNEKILLVQTAFLGDLILTTSFFREVKKKYQNSHLTVVVNKGTESVLEANPYIDRLIPLDKKEFKRSLWKFFSFLWSLRKERYTLCILPHFSFRSTLIGFASRAKVRIGYESAGFSFLLTKKIPRSIQGMHEVEKLFSLLYDREEYSKIQKRPELFWREESIFRVRVLMQENGLEEGNYVLLAPSSVWETKRMPASKFRILGERLAKESGKKVVLIGSKADIDLCEEVGAGYGINFAGKTNLPELSFLVSKTALMISNDSSPIHFASAFNIPTLAVFGATIPDFGYTPLADSFFISEIQGLYCRPCGIHGGKVCPEGHFRCMREQDMDKMFKAAIQLEKGNVK; encoded by the coding sequence GTGAATGAAAAAATACTTCTGGTTCAGACTGCATTTTTAGGGGATCTGATCTTAACGACTTCCTTCTTTCGGGAAGTCAAAAAAAAATATCAGAATTCACACCTTACGGTCGTAGTCAATAAAGGGACCGAAAGTGTGCTGGAAGCTAACCCTTATATAGACAGACTGATTCCTCTGGATAAGAAAGAATTTAAAAGATCTTTGTGGAAATTTTTTTCTTTTTTGTGGAGTCTCCGAAAAGAACGTTATACTCTTTGTATCCTCCCACATTTTTCCTTTCGTTCCACTTTGATCGGGTTTGCTAGTAGGGCCAAGGTGAGAATCGGTTACGAATCCGCGGGTTTTTCTTTTTTACTCACAAAAAAAATTCCGAGGTCTATTCAAGGAATGCACGAGGTGGAAAAACTTTTTTCTTTGTTATACGACAGAGAGGAATATTCTAAAATACAAAAACGTCCTGAACTTTTTTGGCGCGAAGAATCTATCTTTCGAGTTCGAGTTTTGATGCAAGAGAATGGGCTCGAAGAAGGGAATTACGTTTTACTCGCGCCGAGTTCGGTTTGGGAAACGAAACGGATGCCTGCTTCTAAGTTTAGAATTTTAGGAGAACGTCTTGCGAAAGAATCCGGAAAAAAAGTAGTTCTTATCGGCTCCAAAGCGGATATCGATCTTTGTGAAGAAGTGGGTGCTGGTTACGGAATTAATTTTGCGGGAAAAACCAACTTACCCGAGCTTTCATTTTTGGTTTCCAAAACTGCCTTGATGATCAGCAATGATTCTTCTCCTATTCATTTTGCTTCTGCGTTTAATATTCCCACATTAGCGGTTTTTGGTGCAACTATTCCTGATTTCGGTTATACTCCTCTTGCAGATTCTTTCTTTATTTCCGAGATCCAGGGGCTTTATTGTCGTCCTTGTGGGATTCATGGTGGAAAGGTTTGTCCGGAAGGACATTTTCGTTGTATGAGGGAACAGGATATGGATAAGATGTTTAAAGCGGCGATCCAATTAGAAAAAGGAAATGTAAAATGA
- a CDS encoding KamA family radical SAM protein, whose translation MKTSNSHLFAQKSKGESFANRSKLFSSFDWNDYKAQLQNRVKGFELGRYFDLTEGEKVGIENTIRLNVSATPYYISLTDPEDPDDPIRKMIIPREAESIFSPEESPDPLHEERLSPVKGLTHMYPDRVLLFTNHECSVYCRHCMRGRKVSDSKERMLTEDLEACFEYVETCPEVTDVVLSGGDPLNLSDSKIDWILERLEKIEHVKICRLGTRNPVTLPFRITSDLCNIIESHNTHRLSIFCNTQFNHAKECTSEAKEAILKLLKAGVSVGNQCVLLKGINDSGKIMLELHKKLLELRVRAYYMYDPELIPGSRGFRTPLAKGIEIISYMRGKIGGMGIPQFVNDLPGGGGKITLTPDWYLGFYKPKRMHVFRSALHGSYHLSPEPPDSTMEEIYPEISLETWERISPNAFGAQEKKLNA comes from the coding sequence ATGAAGACTTCTAATTCGCATCTGTTTGCGCAAAAATCTAAGGGAGAAAGTTTTGCAAATCGGTCCAAGTTGTTTTCTTCTTTTGATTGGAACGATTATAAAGCTCAGCTTCAAAATCGTGTGAAAGGTTTTGAGCTGGGGCGTTACTTCGATTTGACGGAAGGTGAAAAAGTCGGAATCGAGAATACGATTCGTCTCAATGTTTCCGCGACACCATATTACATTTCTCTAACGGACCCAGAAGATCCGGACGATCCGATTCGAAAGATGATCATCCCGAGAGAAGCAGAGTCTATTTTTTCTCCGGAAGAATCTCCCGATCCTCTGCACGAGGAACGATTGTCTCCGGTCAAAGGGTTAACTCACATGTACCCGGATCGAGTTCTTCTTTTTACCAATCACGAATGTTCGGTTTATTGTAGACATTGTATGAGAGGTCGTAAGGTTTCCGATTCTAAAGAGAGAATGCTTACGGAGGATTTGGAAGCTTGTTTTGAATACGTTGAAACATGTCCGGAAGTGACCGATGTGGTGTTGTCCGGCGGAGATCCTCTAAATCTGAGCGATTCCAAGATCGACTGGATTTTGGAACGATTGGAAAAGATCGAACACGTAAAGATCTGCAGGCTTGGTACCCGAAATCCAGTCACGCTTCCGTTTCGAATTACATCAGATCTTTGTAATATTATAGAATCTCACAATACTCATCGGCTTTCCATCTTTTGTAATACCCAGTTTAATCACGCAAAAGAATGCACTTCCGAGGCGAAAGAAGCGATCCTAAAACTTCTCAAAGCCGGAGTGAGTGTCGGAAATCAATGTGTTCTACTAAAAGGAATCAATGATTCCGGGAAAATTATGTTAGAACTTCATAAAAAACTGTTAGAGTTGAGGGTTCGTGCCTATTATATGTATGATCCGGAACTGATTCCCGGTTCGAGAGGTTTTCGAACCCCGCTTGCAAAAGGTATCGAAATCATTTCCTATATGAGAGGAAAAATAGGGGGAATGGGAATTCCGCAGTTCGTAAATGATCTTCCCGGAGGAGGTGGAAAAATTACGTTGACTCCGGATTGGTATCTTGGTTTTTACAAACCGAAAAGGATGCACGTATTTCGATCCGCTTTACACGGATCTTATCATCTAAGTCCGGAACCTCCGGATTCCACGATGGAAGAAATCTATCCGGAGATCTCTTTGGAAACTTGGGAAAGAATTTCTCCAAACGCGTTCGGTGCCCAAGAGAAAAAATTGAATGCGTGA
- a CDS encoding transposase: MDGILWILRTGAPWMDLPDRYPAYQTCHRRFQEWRKNGSLDKILEALLHDLEIRGKMDLSTCFIDGTFVPGKKGAYVLAKLNGERVQKSWLSSTKMVFLSPPGLKVLRRMKVSSRKVQSSAKKSKAKSKI; this comes from the coding sequence TTGGACGGTATATTATGGATTCTTCGCACCGGTGCTCCGTGGATGGACCTACCTGATAGATATCCCGCATATCAAACATGCCATCGAAGATTCCAAGAATGGCGCAAAAATGGAAGCCTGGATAAAATTTTAGAAGCGCTTCTTCATGACTTAGAAATAAGAGGCAAGATGGATTTAAGCACGTGTTTCATTGACGGGACTTTTGTTCCTGGAAAAAAAGGGGCCTACGTATTGGCAAAACTAAACGGGGAAAGGGTACAAAAGTCATGGTTATCGTCGACAAAAATGGTATTCCTATCTCCGCCGGGATTGAAAGTGCTTCGCCGCATGAAAGTAAGCTCGCGGAAGGTGCAATCATCCGCAAAAAAGTCAAAGGCAAAATCAAAGATTTAG
- a CDS encoding D-alanine--D-alanine ligase family protein produces the protein MRDATPTVLVYADLHEFEGEFPEIYKQEWESSKSVDAILELLSEVGERVELVATPNELLEKLKHYSDLDFTKRPVLFHLMEGFRSRNRESLIPAAAELFGFPHTGSDVYSQNVSLDKNLTRIFAQSMGIPIVPGFLIRSETDFTVSKEFSFPGFLKPSGEGSSLGIGEESIIHDEKDLRFKLSSRPEEFFPYLLEEYLTGIEYTISVMGSNVVGYRVSSAGRLLLRDELKVEEVYGEKTKSKSVMPEALIFDCPSGLEMFLQERSRLLCSFLGTSGPARLDWKLDSLGNPYFLEINLTPGLSPFYSTFPICYRWSLGDEKNLLQEILKIARLDFETDRFLYAKKKIRSLSSQR, from the coding sequence ATGCGTGATGCAACGCCGACAGTTCTTGTTTACGCGGACCTTCATGAGTTTGAAGGGGAATTTCCGGAAATCTACAAACAGGAATGGGAATCATCGAAATCTGTAGACGCTATTTTAGAATTGTTAAGCGAAGTTGGGGAAAGAGTCGAACTTGTCGCCACTCCGAATGAACTTTTAGAAAAGTTAAAACATTATTCCGACTTGGATTTTACAAAACGCCCGGTCCTCTTTCATCTGATGGAGGGATTTCGTTCCAGAAACAGGGAGTCCTTGATTCCTGCCGCGGCGGAGTTGTTTGGTTTTCCTCACACCGGTTCGGACGTTTATTCTCAAAACGTGTCCTTGGATAAAAATCTAACGAGAATATTCGCTCAGTCGATGGGTATTCCGATTGTACCCGGATTTTTAATTCGTTCTGAGACGGATTTTACGGTTTCGAAGGAGTTTTCCTTTCCCGGATTTTTAAAACCTTCTGGAGAAGGTTCCAGTCTCGGAATCGGAGAGGAAAGTATTATTCACGATGAAAAAGATCTTCGTTTTAAGTTATCCTCCAGGCCGGAAGAATTTTTTCCTTATCTCTTGGAAGAATATTTAACAGGAATTGAATATACGATTTCCGTAATGGGATCTAATGTTGTAGGCTATAGAGTCAGTTCTGCGGGAAGATTGCTCCTTCGGGACGAACTCAAAGTAGAAGAGGTTTACGGGGAAAAAACGAAATCTAAAAGTGTAATGCCGGAAGCTCTCATATTTGATTGTCCTTCCGGTTTGGAGATGTTCCTTCAGGAACGGAGTCGATTACTTTGTAGTTTCCTTGGTACTTCCGGTCCTGCAAGACTGGATTGGAAACTCGATTCTTTAGGAAATCCTTATTTTCTTGAGATAAATCTTACTCCCGGTTTGTCTCCGTTTTATTCCACATTTCCGATTTGTTATCGTTGGAGCCTAGGGGACGAAAAAAACTTGTTGCAAGAGATTCTAAAAATAGCCCGTTTGGATTTTGAGACTGATCGATTTTTATATGCCAAAAAGAAAATCAGATCCTTATCAAGTCAAAGATAA
- a CDS encoding transposase: MSAGIESASPHESKLAEGAIIRKKVKGKIKDLVGDRAYDSDPLDEYLKKKYKVNLIAPHKSNRKKKKTQDGRKLRKYRGRWKIERTFSLATELQKICNSIRTKRSKLLWNSDTRMYHDRY; the protein is encoded by the coding sequence ATCTCCGCCGGGATTGAAAGTGCTTCGCCGCATGAAAGTAAGCTCGCGGAAGGTGCAATCATCCGCAAAAAAGTCAAAGGCAAAATCAAAGATTTAGTCGGAGATCGTGCTTACGATTCTGATCCTTTAGATGAATATCTTAAAAAGAAATATAAAGTAAATTTGATCGCTCCACACAAATCAAATCGAAAAAAGAAAAAGACACAGGATGGACGTAAGTTGCGGAAATATCGTGGAAGATGGAAAATTGAACGAACTTTTTCTTTGGCTACAGAACTTCAGAAGATTTGCAACTCGATACGAACGAAACGATCAAAACTTTTATGGAATTCTGATACTCGCATGTATCATGATCGTTATTAG
- a CDS encoding THUMP domain-containing class I SAM-dependent RNA methyltransferase: MTNFKKPIPKKSLRLKSKKPAIKNFPNDPRQKQNPFKSEWDFSKPDSFEYHASCPDGLSGLLREEILEAGLKIISENRGGVFFQGLAHTLKEFALSTGISSGISISLKHWKVENPEDLYDQAVQFPFEKILGPEHSFRIDSTTKDSLKDSRYATYKLKDAIFDRFRSQGKEPPKVSRDEPDFLFYLRSHSDHAKLSLGLNTRPLQQRGHGRIGGPAPMREILASALVRYSGWNTKSSLYDPFCGSGTIVVEAALKLLYSGYTNYRSLTASLPFKKLFGETNLNVKNYSEVKIFASDKNETTLNLARQNAKNAGVDHLITFFESDATVSENEKKISGGFIVTNPPYGVRIGTKEEAKEIYVVWGKKLKDHFAGNILALACGDTSLLGFLKLKKDKEQSLTIGKLEGKLVAYTLGK; the protein is encoded by the coding sequence GTGACAAATTTTAAAAAACCAATTCCTAAAAAATCTCTCCGGTTAAAATCAAAAAAACCTGCTATAAAAAATTTTCCGAACGATCCAAGGCAAAAACAAAATCCTTTTAAATCGGAATGGGATTTTTCAAAACCGGATTCTTTCGAGTACCATGCATCTTGCCCGGACGGACTTTCCGGGCTTTTAAGAGAGGAAATCTTAGAGGCTGGTCTAAAAATTATTTCCGAAAATAGAGGCGGAGTTTTTTTTCAAGGTTTAGCGCACACTCTCAAGGAATTCGCACTTTCCACTGGAATCTCGTCCGGAATCAGCATTTCTTTAAAACACTGGAAAGTGGAAAATCCCGAGGATCTTTACGATCAGGCTGTCCAATTTCCGTTTGAGAAAATCCTCGGACCCGAACATTCTTTTCGAATCGATTCGACAACCAAGGATTCCTTGAAAGATTCACGTTATGCGACATACAAGCTCAAAGACGCCATTTTTGATCGATTTCGCTCCCAAGGAAAAGAACCCCCGAAGGTCTCTCGAGACGAACCCGATTTTTTATTCTATCTTCGTTCCCATTCCGATCATGCAAAACTTTCCCTGGGACTCAATACAAGACCTCTTCAACAAAGAGGACATGGAAGAATCGGAGGACCGGCTCCTATGCGGGAAATTCTCGCATCCGCTTTGGTTCGATATTCGGGATGGAACACCAAATCATCGTTATATGATCCGTTCTGCGGTTCGGGAACCATCGTAGTGGAGGCGGCTCTCAAACTTTTATACAGCGGTTATACGAATTACAGAAGCCTGACGGCTTCTCTTCCGTTTAAAAAACTCTTTGGGGAAACGAACCTCAACGTAAAAAATTATTCCGAAGTGAAAATTTTCGCATCGGACAAGAACGAAACAACTTTGAATCTTGCAAGACAAAATGCAAAGAACGCAGGTGTGGATCACTTGATCACTTTTTTTGAATCGGATGCTACTGTTTCCGAAAACGAGAAAAAAATTTCCGGCGGTTTTATCGTGACCAACCCTCCTTATGGAGTTCGAATAGGTACCAAAGAAGAAGCCAAGGAAATTTATGTTGTATGGGGCAAAAAGCTCAAAGATCATTTTGCGGGAAATATCTTGGCACTCGCTTGCGGAGATACCTCACTCTTAGGTTTTCTCAAATTGAAAAAAGATAAGGAGCAATCCCTAACGATTGGTAAGCTCGAAGGAAAATTAGTTGCCTACACTTTGGGCAAATAA
- the bfr gene encoding bacterioferritin produces MKGNKEVLEILAEVLSAELTAINQYFIHAKMNKNWGFKKLADFMKHESIDEMKHADEVIDRILYLDGVPDLQKYMKINVGKNIEEILKVDLDLEYAAVERFNRGIAIAVKNNDNGTRELFEKILVSEEEHIDWIESQQEIIRQIGVENYLAQQIE; encoded by the coding sequence ATGAAAGGTAATAAAGAAGTACTTGAGATTCTCGCAGAAGTGCTTTCTGCAGAACTCACAGCAATCAATCAATATTTTATTCACGCAAAGATGAACAAGAACTGGGGTTTTAAAAAACTTGCAGATTTTATGAAACACGAATCCATAGACGAGATGAAACACGCAGACGAAGTGATCGATCGTATCCTTTATCTGGACGGCGTACCTGATCTTCAAAAATACATGAAGATTAACGTAGGAAAAAACATCGAAGAAATCTTAAAAGTGGATCTCGACTTAGAATACGCGGCTGTGGAAAGATTCAATCGTGGAATCGCGATCGCGGTTAAGAACAATGACAACGGAACCAGAGAGCTGTTTGAAAAAATTCTCGTCTCTGAAGAAGAACACATCGATTGGATCGAATCCCAACAAGAAATCATCCGTCAGATCGGCGTTGAAAACTATCTCGCGCAGCAAATAGAGTGA